A portion of the Canis lupus baileyi chromosome 6, mCanLup2.hap1, whole genome shotgun sequence genome contains these proteins:
- the LOC140635418 gene encoding CD48 antigen-like isoform X5, with protein MAVLSIRNLSTEMSGWYTANVKFHTGKSQKEVFRLCVYEPIPHPQIVIHSPINPAGWCQVSLECETPGSTENWTVTWLTEGLPRELEQSGALRPAPSSRNVNLSLPLSQVNGYLTCLVSNPVEEKNATLTLQSICLVRGSPDHKWLWRGVLPTLLMMSLAGGVYVCMRKKMQSRRGRPTLLPTEPGSAGVPQALPTEEPAGLQTGGANSHCHPDVEMSLLRHHKGGRMVEQEKEGDRLSENDMERSGGHPLSSECTPTVYTIYEKVRLSREPQEDT; from the exons ATGGCAGTTTTGAGCATCAGGAATCTCAGTACGGAAATGAGTGGATGGTATACAGCAAATGTCAAATTCCACACAGGAAAATCCCAGAAGGAAGTCTTTAGACTCTGTGTATATG agcccatcccccacccccagattgTGATTCATTCACCAATCAACCCAGCGGGCTGGTGCCAGGTCAGCCTGGAGTGTGAGACCCCAGGATCTACAGAGAACTGGACAGTGACCTGGCTGACTGAGGGCCTCCCCAGGGAGCTGGAGCAGAGCGGGGCTCTGAGgccagcccccagctccaggaATGTAAACCTGAGCCTGCCCCTGAGCCAGGTGAATGGCTACCTCACCTGTTTGGTCAGCAACCCGGTGGAGGAGAAGAATGCCACCTTGACCCTGCAGAGCATCTGTCTGGTCAGGG GTTCTCCTGACCACAAATGGCTTTGGAGAGGTGTCCTGCCCACGCTTCTAATGATGAGCCTGGCTGGTGGAGTGTACGTCTGCATGAGGAAGAAGATGCAGTCCAGGAGGG GCCGGCCCACTCTGCTGCCCACAGAGCCAGGCTCAGCCGGTGTTCCCCAGGCCCTTCCCACAGAGGAACCTGCTGGCCTGCAGACTGGTGGGGCCAACAGCCACTGCCATCCCGACGTGGAGATGAGCCTCCTGAGACACCACAAG GGAGGAAGGATGGtggagcaggagaaggaaggagacaggcTCAGTGAG AATGACATGGAGAGGAGTGGCGGCCATCCCCTCAGCTCTGAGTGCACCCCAACAGTCTATACTATCTACGAGAAGGTCCGGCTGAGCCGAGAGCCCCAGGAAGACACCTAG
- the LOC140635418 gene encoding uncharacterized protein isoform X7 — protein sequence MESLWGRCFPSQALMLMIPLLLEPIPHPQIVIHSPINPAGWCQVSLECETPGSTENWTVTWLTEGLPRELEQSGALRPAPSSRNVNLSLPLSQVNGYLTCLVSNPVEEKNATLTLQSICLVRGSPDHKWLWRGVLPTLLMMSLAGGVYVCMRKKMQSRRGRPTLLPTEPGSAGVPQALPTEEPAGLQTGGANSHCHPDVEMSLLRHHKGGRMVEQEKEGDRLSENDMERSGGHPLSSECTPTVYTIYEKVRLSREPQEDT from the exons agcccatcccccacccccagattgTGATTCATTCACCAATCAACCCAGCGGGCTGGTGCCAGGTCAGCCTGGAGTGTGAGACCCCAGGATCTACAGAGAACTGGACAGTGACCTGGCTGACTGAGGGCCTCCCCAGGGAGCTGGAGCAGAGCGGGGCTCTGAGgccagcccccagctccaggaATGTAAACCTGAGCCTGCCCCTGAGCCAGGTGAATGGCTACCTCACCTGTTTGGTCAGCAACCCGGTGGAGGAGAAGAATGCCACCTTGACCCTGCAGAGCATCTGTCTGGTCAGGG GTTCTCCTGACCACAAATGGCTTTGGAGAGGTGTCCTGCCCACGCTTCTAATGATGAGCCTGGCTGGTGGAGTGTACGTCTGCATGAGGAAGAAGATGCAGTCCAGGAGGG GCCGGCCCACTCTGCTGCCCACAGAGCCAGGCTCAGCCGGTGTTCCCCAGGCCCTTCCCACAGAGGAACCTGCTGGCCTGCAGACTGGTGGGGCCAACAGCCACTGCCATCCCGACGTGGAGATGAGCCTCCTGAGACACCACAAG GGAGGAAGGATGGtggagcaggagaaggaaggagacaggcTCAGTGAG AATGACATGGAGAGGAGTGGCGGCCATCCCCTCAGCTCTGAGTGCACCCCAACAGTCTATACTATCTACGAGAAGGTCCGGCTGAGCCGAGAGCCCCAGGAAGACACCTAG
- the LOC140635418 gene encoding CD48 antigen-like isoform X1: MESLWGRCFPSQALMLMIPLLLAIPSPSFQTAADPSSSHTLERTVGDSVQLHLISSLSPNVREVEWSWQSEPEKQQFLVSWKPDDSGPDWYELEGKFRSSLSLTEMAVLSIRNLSTEMSGWYTANVKFHTGKSQKEVFRLCVYEPIPHPQIVIHSPINPAGWCQVSLECETPGSTENWTVTWLTEGLPRELEQSGALRPAPSSRNVNLSLPLSQVNGYLTCLVSNPVEEKNATLTLQSICLVRGSPDHKWLWRGVLPTLLMMSLAGGVYVCMRKKMQSRRGRPTLLPTEPGSAGVPQALPTEEPAGLQTGGANSHCHPDVEMSLLRHHKGGRMVEQEKEGDRLSENDMERSGGHPLSSECTPTVYTIYEKVRLSREPQEDT, from the exons CTATTCCCTCACCAAGCTTCCAGACTGCGGCTGACCCCAGCTCCTCCCACACCCTGGAAAGGACCGTTGGGGACTCTGTCCAGCTGCACCTGATCTCCTCCTTGTCTCCTAATGTCCGAGAGGTTGAGTGGAGTTGGCAATCTGAGCCCGAGAAACAACAGTTCCTGGTGTCCTGGAagcctgatgactctggtcctgactggTATGAGCTTGAAGGAAAATTCAGGAGCAGTCTCTCCCTGACAGAGATGGCAGTTTTGAGCATCAGGAATCTCAGTACGGAAATGAGTGGATGGTATACAGCAAATGTCAAATTCCACACAGGAAAATCCCAGAAGGAAGTCTTTAGACTCTGTGTATATG agcccatcccccacccccagattgTGATTCATTCACCAATCAACCCAGCGGGCTGGTGCCAGGTCAGCCTGGAGTGTGAGACCCCAGGATCTACAGAGAACTGGACAGTGACCTGGCTGACTGAGGGCCTCCCCAGGGAGCTGGAGCAGAGCGGGGCTCTGAGgccagcccccagctccaggaATGTAAACCTGAGCCTGCCCCTGAGCCAGGTGAATGGCTACCTCACCTGTTTGGTCAGCAACCCGGTGGAGGAGAAGAATGCCACCTTGACCCTGCAGAGCATCTGTCTGGTCAGGG GTTCTCCTGACCACAAATGGCTTTGGAGAGGTGTCCTGCCCACGCTTCTAATGATGAGCCTGGCTGGTGGAGTGTACGTCTGCATGAGGAAGAAGATGCAGTCCAGGAGGG GCCGGCCCACTCTGCTGCCCACAGAGCCAGGCTCAGCCGGTGTTCCCCAGGCCCTTCCCACAGAGGAACCTGCTGGCCTGCAGACTGGTGGGGCCAACAGCCACTGCCATCCCGACGTGGAGATGAGCCTCCTGAGACACCACAAG GGAGGAAGGATGGtggagcaggagaaggaaggagacaggcTCAGTGAG AATGACATGGAGAGGAGTGGCGGCCATCCCCTCAGCTCTGAGTGCACCCCAACAGTCTATACTATCTACGAGAAGGTCCGGCTGAGCCGAGAGCCCCAGGAAGACACCTAG
- the LOC140635418 gene encoding uncharacterized protein isoform X6: MSERLSGVGNLSPRNNSSWCPGSLMTLVLTEPIPHPQIVIHSPINPAGWCQVSLECETPGSTENWTVTWLTEGLPRELEQSGALRPAPSSRNVNLSLPLSQVNGYLTCLVSNPVEEKNATLTLQSICLVRGSPDHKWLWRGVLPTLLMMSLAGGVYVCMRKKMQSRRGRPTLLPTEPGSAGVPQALPTEEPAGLQTGGANSHCHPDVEMSLLRHHKGGRMVEQEKEGDRLSENDMERSGGHPLSSECTPTVYTIYEKVRLSREPQEDT; encoded by the exons ATGTCCGAGAGGTTGAGTGGAGTTGGCAATCTGAGCCCGAGAAACAACAGTTCCTGGTGTCCTGGAagcctgatgactctggtcctgactg agcccatcccccacccccagattgTGATTCATTCACCAATCAACCCAGCGGGCTGGTGCCAGGTCAGCCTGGAGTGTGAGACCCCAGGATCTACAGAGAACTGGACAGTGACCTGGCTGACTGAGGGCCTCCCCAGGGAGCTGGAGCAGAGCGGGGCTCTGAGgccagcccccagctccaggaATGTAAACCTGAGCCTGCCCCTGAGCCAGGTGAATGGCTACCTCACCTGTTTGGTCAGCAACCCGGTGGAGGAGAAGAATGCCACCTTGACCCTGCAGAGCATCTGTCTGGTCAGGG GTTCTCCTGACCACAAATGGCTTTGGAGAGGTGTCCTGCCCACGCTTCTAATGATGAGCCTGGCTGGTGGAGTGTACGTCTGCATGAGGAAGAAGATGCAGTCCAGGAGGG GCCGGCCCACTCTGCTGCCCACAGAGCCAGGCTCAGCCGGTGTTCCCCAGGCCCTTCCCACAGAGGAACCTGCTGGCCTGCAGACTGGTGGGGCCAACAGCCACTGCCATCCCGACGTGGAGATGAGCCTCCTGAGACACCACAAG GGAGGAAGGATGGtggagcaggagaaggaaggagacaggcTCAGTGAG AATGACATGGAGAGGAGTGGCGGCCATCCCCTCAGCTCTGAGTGCACCCCAACAGTCTATACTATCTACGAGAAGGTCCGGCTGAGCCGAGAGCCCCAGGAAGACACCTAG
- the LOC140635418 gene encoding CD48 antigen-like isoform X2 has translation MESLWGRCFPSQALMLMIPLLLAIPSPSFQTAADPSSSHTLERTVGDSVQLHLISSLSPNVREVEWSWQSEPEKQQFLVSWKPDDSGPDWYELEGKFRSSLSLTEMAVLSIRNLSTEMSGWYTANVKFHTGKSQKEVFRLCVYEPIPHPQIVIHSPINPAGWCQVSLECETPGSTENWTVTWLTEGLPRELEQSGALRPAPSSRNVNLSLPLSQVNGYLTCLVSNPVEEKNATLTLQSICLVRGSPDHKWLWRGVLPTLLMMSLAGGVYVCMRKKMQSRRGRPTLLPTEPGSAGVPQALPTEEPAGLQTGGANSHCHPDVEMSLLRHHKNDMERSGGHPLSSECTPTVYTIYEKVRLSREPQEDT, from the exons CTATTCCCTCACCAAGCTTCCAGACTGCGGCTGACCCCAGCTCCTCCCACACCCTGGAAAGGACCGTTGGGGACTCTGTCCAGCTGCACCTGATCTCCTCCTTGTCTCCTAATGTCCGAGAGGTTGAGTGGAGTTGGCAATCTGAGCCCGAGAAACAACAGTTCCTGGTGTCCTGGAagcctgatgactctggtcctgactggTATGAGCTTGAAGGAAAATTCAGGAGCAGTCTCTCCCTGACAGAGATGGCAGTTTTGAGCATCAGGAATCTCAGTACGGAAATGAGTGGATGGTATACAGCAAATGTCAAATTCCACACAGGAAAATCCCAGAAGGAAGTCTTTAGACTCTGTGTATATG agcccatcccccacccccagattgTGATTCATTCACCAATCAACCCAGCGGGCTGGTGCCAGGTCAGCCTGGAGTGTGAGACCCCAGGATCTACAGAGAACTGGACAGTGACCTGGCTGACTGAGGGCCTCCCCAGGGAGCTGGAGCAGAGCGGGGCTCTGAGgccagcccccagctccaggaATGTAAACCTGAGCCTGCCCCTGAGCCAGGTGAATGGCTACCTCACCTGTTTGGTCAGCAACCCGGTGGAGGAGAAGAATGCCACCTTGACCCTGCAGAGCATCTGTCTGGTCAGGG GTTCTCCTGACCACAAATGGCTTTGGAGAGGTGTCCTGCCCACGCTTCTAATGATGAGCCTGGCTGGTGGAGTGTACGTCTGCATGAGGAAGAAGATGCAGTCCAGGAGGG GCCGGCCCACTCTGCTGCCCACAGAGCCAGGCTCAGCCGGTGTTCCCCAGGCCCTTCCCACAGAGGAACCTGCTGGCCTGCAGACTGGTGGGGCCAACAGCCACTGCCATCCCGACGTGGAGATGAGCCTCCTGAGACACCACAAG AATGACATGGAGAGGAGTGGCGGCCATCCCCTCAGCTCTGAGTGCACCCCAACAGTCTATACTATCTACGAGAAGGTCCGGCTGAGCCGAGAGCCCCAGGAAGACACCTAG
- the LOC140635418 gene encoding CD48 antigen-like isoform X3 — MESLWGRCFPSQALMLMIPLLLAIPSPSFQTAADPSSSHTLERTVGDSVQLHLISSLSPNVREVEWSWQSEPEKQQFLVSWKPDDSGPDWYELEGKFRSSLSLTEMAVLSIRNLSTEMSGWYTANVKFHTGKSQKEVFRLCVYEPIPHPQIVIHSPINPAGWCQVSLECETPGSTENWTVTWLTEGLPRELEQSGALRPAPSSRNVNLSLPLSQVNGYLTCLVSNPVEEKNATLTLQSICLVRGSPDHKWLWRGVLPTLLMMSLAGGVYVCMRKKMQSRRGRPTLLPTEPGSAGVPQALPTEEPAGLQTGGANSHCHPDVEMSLLRHHKGGRMVEQEKEGDRLSELTTSTSA, encoded by the exons CTATTCCCTCACCAAGCTTCCAGACTGCGGCTGACCCCAGCTCCTCCCACACCCTGGAAAGGACCGTTGGGGACTCTGTCCAGCTGCACCTGATCTCCTCCTTGTCTCCTAATGTCCGAGAGGTTGAGTGGAGTTGGCAATCTGAGCCCGAGAAACAACAGTTCCTGGTGTCCTGGAagcctgatgactctggtcctgactggTATGAGCTTGAAGGAAAATTCAGGAGCAGTCTCTCCCTGACAGAGATGGCAGTTTTGAGCATCAGGAATCTCAGTACGGAAATGAGTGGATGGTATACAGCAAATGTCAAATTCCACACAGGAAAATCCCAGAAGGAAGTCTTTAGACTCTGTGTATATG agcccatcccccacccccagattgTGATTCATTCACCAATCAACCCAGCGGGCTGGTGCCAGGTCAGCCTGGAGTGTGAGACCCCAGGATCTACAGAGAACTGGACAGTGACCTGGCTGACTGAGGGCCTCCCCAGGGAGCTGGAGCAGAGCGGGGCTCTGAGgccagcccccagctccaggaATGTAAACCTGAGCCTGCCCCTGAGCCAGGTGAATGGCTACCTCACCTGTTTGGTCAGCAACCCGGTGGAGGAGAAGAATGCCACCTTGACCCTGCAGAGCATCTGTCTGGTCAGGG GTTCTCCTGACCACAAATGGCTTTGGAGAGGTGTCCTGCCCACGCTTCTAATGATGAGCCTGGCTGGTGGAGTGTACGTCTGCATGAGGAAGAAGATGCAGTCCAGGAGGG GCCGGCCCACTCTGCTGCCCACAGAGCCAGGCTCAGCCGGTGTTCCCCAGGCCCTTCCCACAGAGGAACCTGCTGGCCTGCAGACTGGTGGGGCCAACAGCCACTGCCATCCCGACGTGGAGATGAGCCTCCTGAGACACCACAAG GGAGGAAGGATGGtggagcaggagaaggaaggagacaggcTCAGTGAG CTGACCACAAGCACCTCTGCTTGA
- the LOC140635418 gene encoding CD48 antigen-like isoform X4: MESLWGRCFPSQALMLMIPLLLAIPSPSFQTAADPSSSHTLERTVGDSVQLHLISSLSPNVREVEWSWQSEPEKQQFLVSWKPDDSGPDWYELEGKFRSSLSLTEMAVLSIRNLSTEMSGWYTANVKFHTGKSQKEVFRLCVYEPIPHPQIVIHSPINPAGWCQVSLECETPGSTENWTVTWLTEGLPRELEQSGALRPAPSSRNVNLSLPLSQVNGYLTCLVSNPVEEKNATLTLQSICLVRGSPDHKWLWRGVLPTLLMMSLAGGVYVCMRKKMQSRRGRPTLLPTEPGSAGVPQALPTEEPAGLQTGGANSHCHPDVEMSLLRHHKLTTSTSA, from the exons CTATTCCCTCACCAAGCTTCCAGACTGCGGCTGACCCCAGCTCCTCCCACACCCTGGAAAGGACCGTTGGGGACTCTGTCCAGCTGCACCTGATCTCCTCCTTGTCTCCTAATGTCCGAGAGGTTGAGTGGAGTTGGCAATCTGAGCCCGAGAAACAACAGTTCCTGGTGTCCTGGAagcctgatgactctggtcctgactggTATGAGCTTGAAGGAAAATTCAGGAGCAGTCTCTCCCTGACAGAGATGGCAGTTTTGAGCATCAGGAATCTCAGTACGGAAATGAGTGGATGGTATACAGCAAATGTCAAATTCCACACAGGAAAATCCCAGAAGGAAGTCTTTAGACTCTGTGTATATG agcccatcccccacccccagattgTGATTCATTCACCAATCAACCCAGCGGGCTGGTGCCAGGTCAGCCTGGAGTGTGAGACCCCAGGATCTACAGAGAACTGGACAGTGACCTGGCTGACTGAGGGCCTCCCCAGGGAGCTGGAGCAGAGCGGGGCTCTGAGgccagcccccagctccaggaATGTAAACCTGAGCCTGCCCCTGAGCCAGGTGAATGGCTACCTCACCTGTTTGGTCAGCAACCCGGTGGAGGAGAAGAATGCCACCTTGACCCTGCAGAGCATCTGTCTGGTCAGGG GTTCTCCTGACCACAAATGGCTTTGGAGAGGTGTCCTGCCCACGCTTCTAATGATGAGCCTGGCTGGTGGAGTGTACGTCTGCATGAGGAAGAAGATGCAGTCCAGGAGGG GCCGGCCCACTCTGCTGCCCACAGAGCCAGGCTCAGCCGGTGTTCCCCAGGCCCTTCCCACAGAGGAACCTGCTGGCCTGCAGACTGGTGGGGCCAACAGCCACTGCCATCCCGACGTGGAGATGAGCCTCCTGAGACACCACAAG CTGACCACAAGCACCTCTGCTTGA